A section of the Armatimonadota bacterium genome encodes:
- a CDS encoding EVE domain-containing protein — MRYWLMKSEPDTYSIDDLEKSKVPAMWEGCRNYTVRNIFRDSMSDGDLAFFHHSNATPSGIVGTMRIVGDAFPDPTQFDPSSDYYDPKAPADGSRWICRNVQLVQKFKRLIPMSELRETSGLESMLVLARGQRLSVMPVTEAEWQIINSLKGL, encoded by the coding sequence ATGCGCTACTGGTTGATGAAGTCTGAACCTGACACATATTCTATCGATGACCTTGAAAAATCCAAGGTTCCTGCGATGTGGGAGGGATGCAGAAACTATACCGTTCGGAATATTTTTCGGGATTCGATGTCGGATGGCGACCTTGCGTTTTTTCATCACTCGAATGCCACCCCAAGCGGGATCGTGGGGACGATGCGAATCGTTGGTGACGCGTTTCCCGACCCGACTCAGTTTGATCCTTCCAGCGACTACTATGACCCCAAAGCTCCGGCGGATGGGTCGCGCTGGATTTGCCGAAATGTCCAACTCGTTCAAAAGTTTAAGAGGTTGATTCCAATGAGTGAATTGCGGGAGACCTCGGGATTAGAAAGCATGCTAGTGCTGGCACGAGGACAGCGGCTTTCCGTGATGCCCGTCACCGAAGCCGAGTGGCAAATTATCAACTCTTTGAAAGGGTTGTGA
- the mqnC gene encoding cyclic dehypoxanthinyl futalosine synthase, producing MALLDAISIDSISEKVYANERISADEALFLFHHENPLELAALANFRRQQRTDPKVVTYIVGRILNYTNVCWVRCKFCAFYRTPGHEEGYLHSDEDILAKVKDTVDKGGVEILFQGGLNPKLKIEYFEHIFSLIKREYPSVILHALSPAEIIYIAHISKITLEECLTRLKASGLHSIPGAGGEILVDRVRKIIAPYKDTTDEWLACMRAASAMGIRSTASMMFGHVETLEDRVEHLGRIRDLQDECQPFRAFVTWSFQPEETMLQIPAKATAADYLRTLAVSRIFLDNFDNIQLSILTQGPKIAQLGLGYGANDFGSVMIEENVVSAAGNKFILNATEFERLITDAGYEARRRNTRYELLEA from the coding sequence ATGGCACTTCTCGACGCAATTTCTATCGACTCGATTTCCGAGAAGGTCTACGCCAACGAGCGGATCAGTGCCGATGAAGCTCTGTTTCTCTTCCATCACGAGAATCCACTCGAGTTGGCAGCCCTCGCCAACTTTCGCCGACAACAACGCACTGACCCTAAGGTCGTCACCTATATCGTGGGGCGAATCCTCAACTACACTAACGTCTGCTGGGTTCGATGTAAGTTCTGCGCCTTCTACCGAACTCCGGGGCATGAGGAGGGTTACCTCCACTCCGATGAAGACATTCTGGCAAAGGTCAAGGACACTGTCGACAAGGGCGGCGTCGAAATCCTCTTCCAGGGTGGTCTCAATCCCAAGCTCAAGATCGAATACTTCGAGCACATCTTCTCCCTGATCAAGCGGGAGTATCCTTCGGTCATTCTCCATGCCCTCAGCCCGGCGGAGATCATTTACATTGCCCACATCAGCAAGATCACTCTAGAAGAGTGTCTGACCCGCCTCAAAGCAAGTGGACTCCACTCGATTCCCGGAGCCGGTGGCGAGATTTTGGTCGACCGTGTCCGAAAGATTATCGCGCCCTACAAGGACACCACCGACGAGTGGCTCGCCTGCATGCGCGCCGCCTCCGCGATGGGAATCCGAAGCACGGCCTCCATGATGTTCGGCCATGTCGAGACGCTAGAGGACCGAGTTGAGCACCTCGGTCGAATCCGTGATCTCCAAGACGAGTGCCAGCCGTTCCGCGCCTTCGTCACTTGGTCATTCCAACCAGAAGAAACGATGCTCCAAATCCCCGCCAAGGCCACCGCCGCTGACTACCTCCGCACCTTGGCTGTGAGCAGAATCTTCCTCGACAACTTCGACAACATCCAACTCTCCATCCTCACCCAGGGTCCCAAAATTGCCCAACTTGGCCTCGGCTACGGCGCCAACGACTTCGGCTCGGTTATGATCGAAGAAAATGTCGTCTCGGCGGCCGGAAACAAGTTCATCCTGAACGCAACGGAGTTTGAGCGGTTGATCACAGATGCTGGGTACGAGGCTAGACGGCGGAACACGCGATATGAGCTCCTCGAAGCCTGA
- a CDS encoding sigma-70 family RNA polymerase sigma factor, translating into MPGETNHDSLQEKRWLTALNEGDTKALGGIYELYGERIFRYTFRMLGNRSDAEDITAETFLRVLRRSGELRADGAFRTWLFRIARNLCIDKMRQHKLMELPPDASIAGTEEKSTLRITVQQALSELPTEYREPLVLCDLEEMAAREAAEVLKISVPALKSRLYRGRRALRDKLGGTQE; encoded by the coding sequence ATGCCCGGTGAAACCAATCACGATTCCCTCCAGGAAAAGCGCTGGCTTACCGCTCTCAATGAGGGCGATACCAAGGCTTTGGGTGGAATTTATGAACTGTACGGAGAAAGGATTTTCCGATACACCTTCAGAATGCTGGGCAACCGTTCTGATGCCGAAGACATCACTGCCGAAACCTTCCTTCGCGTCCTTCGCCGATCAGGCGAACTCCGCGCAGATGGTGCATTTCGAACCTGGCTCTTCCGCATCGCAAGGAACCTTTGCATCGACAAAATGCGGCAGCACAAACTTATGGAGCTGCCCCCAGACGCATCAATCGCGGGAACCGAAGAGAAGTCAACGCTGCGCATCACAGTCCAGCAAGCTCTCTCCGAACTCCCCACCGAATACCGGGAGCCATTAGTGCTTTGTGATCTCGAAGAGATGGCGGCCCGGGAAGCAGCGGAGGTTCTGAAAATCAGTGTTCCGGCACTGAAATCTCGCCTATACAGAGGACGTAGGGCGCTCCGTGACAAGCTAGGAGGCACACAAGAATGA
- the dnaN gene encoding DNA polymerase III subunit beta has translation MKITCPRKEFFEAVSAAGQAASTRTSVNILQTLKVEATDTTIRVVGCDGEMWVERSLPCVVEEPGAICVPARLLVDIVSSLPDGDISLSTSDGTNVLLTHGASEYRLHSLDPVDFPDAPTFGGESDFKIPAGELRSAVDSVIFAVSTDPHRQLLTGVMLNYTGDRLLLVATDTHRLAVRQITKPGLGGEVNAVVPEKALKAIKALPVSDDTEVKLEFGAGRVGVDAGSAKVVTQLLQGTYPNWERVVPAETTRTWSIEADQLGSKVKRAMIVARDSANRIRFKGGEETLTIVARSEEKGDAKEELPIISSNGEIEIAFNGKYVLDALEPISGPGVKVEMTEPSRPAVFKSGDEESSYFCVIMPMSLM, from the coding sequence ATGAAAATCACCTGTCCACGAAAAGAGTTCTTCGAAGCCGTCAGCGCCGCTGGCCAGGCCGCTTCGACCCGCACATCGGTCAACATCCTCCAGACCCTCAAGGTCGAGGCGACCGACACCACCATCCGCGTTGTCGGGTGCGATGGCGAAATGTGGGTCGAAAGGTCACTGCCGTGCGTTGTCGAAGAGCCCGGCGCAATCTGCGTTCCGGCCCGCCTTCTCGTGGACATTGTTTCTTCCCTTCCCGACGGCGATATCAGCCTCTCCACTTCGGACGGCACTAACGTTTTGCTCACCCATGGGGCTTCCGAGTACCGATTGCACTCGTTGGATCCTGTCGATTTCCCCGACGCCCCCACATTTGGCGGCGAGAGCGATTTCAAGATTCCTGCCGGCGAGCTTCGCTCGGCGGTGGATTCCGTCATCTTCGCGGTTTCGACAGATCCACACCGTCAGCTTCTCACCGGCGTAATGCTCAATTACACCGGCGATCGACTCCTTCTCGTAGCAACCGACACCCACCGACTTGCAGTTCGACAGATCACCAAGCCAGGTCTTGGCGGTGAAGTCAATGCAGTGGTGCCGGAGAAAGCTCTTAAAGCGATCAAGGCTCTACCGGTTTCCGACGATACCGAGGTCAAGCTCGAGTTCGGCGCAGGACGCGTCGGCGTCGATGCTGGTTCCGCGAAAGTCGTCACCCAGCTCCTTCAGGGCACCTATCCCAACTGGGAGCGCGTCGTCCCTGCCGAGACAACCCGAACCTGGTCCATCGAAGCCGACCAGCTCGGTAGCAAAGTTAAGCGCGCAATGATCGTTGCTCGAGACAGTGCCAACCGAATCCGATTCAAAGGTGGCGAAGAGACCCTGACAATCGTTGCTCGATCCGAAGAGAAAGGCGACGCGAAGGAAGAACTGCCAATCATCTCGTCCAACGGCGAGATCGAAATCGCTTTCAACGGCAAGTACGTCCTCGACGCCCTAGAACCCATCAGCGGCCCCGGAGTCAAAGTCGAAATGACCGAACCCTCCCGCCCTGCAGTGTTCAAGTCCGGCGACGAAGAGTCCAGCTACTTCTGCGTCATTATGCCGATGTCGTTGATGTAG
- a CDS encoding GNAT family protein: MPFNFPTLTGRTVRIRPLRREDANLLAGITSLDTFKYYVTSVPTSQDPEGWQPFVDYILETPTIHGQVIEDLQTGQILGMSNYLDIREIDRQVEIGMTWYIEERRGTTLNPEAKLLLLTHAFETLGCIKVTLKADDRNAHSKAAILKLGAKPEGVFKKHRLTPWDEFRDTAWFAIMAEDWPEVKQSLLARLKTQD, from the coding sequence ATGCCATTCAACTTCCCCACTCTCACCGGACGGACCGTCCGCATCCGCCCACTCCGGCGAGAAGACGCAAATCTTCTCGCCGGGATCACCTCCCTCGACACCTTCAAATACTACGTCACCAGCGTCCCCACCAGCCAAGACCCCGAAGGCTGGCAACCCTTCGTCGACTACATCCTCGAAACCCCCACCATCCACGGCCAAGTCATCGAAGACCTCCAAACTGGCCAGATTCTCGGAATGTCCAACTACCTTGACATCCGCGAAATCGATCGCCAGGTCGAAATCGGAATGACCTGGTACATCGAAGAACGCCGGGGCACAACCCTCAACCCCGAAGCAAAGCTCCTCCTGCTCACCCACGCTTTCGAAACCCTCGGCTGCATCAAAGTCACCCTCAAAGCGGACGACCGCAACGCTCACAGCAAAGCCGCCATCCTCAAACTCGGAGCCAAACCCGAGGGCGTTTTCAAAAAGCACCGCCTCACCCCTTGGGACGAGTTCCGCGACACCGCCTGGTTTGCCATCATGGCGGAGGATTGGCCCGAGGTGAAGCAGTCCCTGCTCGCACGTCTCAAGACCCAAGACTAA